The following proteins come from a genomic window of Nicotiana tomentosiformis chromosome 12, ASM39032v3, whole genome shotgun sequence:
- the LOC104091182 gene encoding ubiquitin-like protein ATG12 isoform X1, producing MASDSRKVIVHLRATGDAPILKQAKFKIAGTDKFIKVIDFLRRQLHRETLFVYVNSAFSPNPDELVIDLYNVSFLYITSVLMGSWWLIMHAPWRGAENSWLFALHCFKAPYLVNTFSSRIEPWHQL from the exons ATGGCCTCCGATTCTCGTAAAG TGATTGTTCATTTAAGAGCGACTGGCGATGCCCCAATTCTTAAACAAGCCAAATTTAAG ATTGCAGGTACTGACAAATTCATCAAAGTAATAGATTTTCTGCGCCGCCAACTTCATAGGGAGACATTG TTTGTGTATGTTAACAGTGCCTTCTCACCAAATCCAGATGAGTTGGTAATTGACCTGTACAATGTAAGTTTCCTGTACAT AACTTCGGTTTTGATGGGAAGTTGGTGGTTAATTATGCATGCTCCATGGCGTGGGGCTGAGAACTCTTGGTTGTTCGCACTACATTGTTTCAAAGCTCCATACTTAGTAAATACATTTAGTAGTAGAATAGAACCCTGGCATCAACTATGA
- the LOC104091182 gene encoding ubiquitin-like protein ATG12 isoform X2: MASDSRKVIVHLRATGDAPILKQAKFKIAGTDKFIKVIDFLRRQLHRETLFVYVNSAFSPNPDELVIDLYNNFGFDGKLVVNYACSMAWG, encoded by the exons ATGGCCTCCGATTCTCGTAAAG TGATTGTTCATTTAAGAGCGACTGGCGATGCCCCAATTCTTAAACAAGCCAAATTTAAG ATTGCAGGTACTGACAAATTCATCAAAGTAATAGATTTTCTGCGCCGCCAACTTCATAGGGAGACATTG TTTGTGTATGTTAACAGTGCCTTCTCACCAAATCCAGATGAGTTGGTAATTGACCTGTACAAT AACTTCGGTTTTGATGGGAAGTTGGTGGTTAATTATGCATGCTCCATGGCGTGGGGCTGA